Within the Candidatus Methylacidiphilales bacterium genome, the region GCTGTGCATGTAGGCGCGCGCCGGTTCGGCCTGCGGATCATGCAACAAGAGTTCTCTCCAATAAGAAGCTATCTCCACATGCAAGGCCAGCAGGCGGTCGCGGTTTTGTTTTTCCCGGTCATGGGTCGGAGAGCGGTCTTCCTCGATGCGGATCCCGGCCCGCTCCGCCAAACGCCTCACGGCGGACGGGAAATCCATGTTTTCATACAGCATGAGAAATTTAAAAACATCCCCGCCATGCCCGCTGCTGAAACATTTGAATGTCTGGCGCTGGGGCGAAACAAAGAAAGAAGGCGTCTTTTCCTTGTTGAAGGGGCTCAAGGCCTTGAAACTGGCCCCGGCGCGCTTGAGCGGCACATACCCGCCGATCACATCCACGATGTCCACAGCCTGGCGCACCTGATCGATTACATGCGGAGGGATGGCCATAACCTGAGTTTCAAGTTACAAGTTTCAAGTTACAAGCCTGAAACACCGGGACGGCAAACCACAGGGGGCGATAGTGGATCGCCACGGCCCAACTCCGACATGCGTCGCGAGTAAAAAGCGTCCGCCGTGGCGGGCGACGCGGCAATCCATGTATTTTTGCGCCTTGGCGTCTTGCCTTCTTTGCGTTAAAAATCGTTGTTCTATGTGTTGTTTTGCGACTTTGCGTGAAACCCTGTGCTGGTTTTCATCCGCGTTTATCCGCGTCCATCCGCGGTTCAATTGCCGCGCTTTCTGCGTCTCTGCAGTGAAATATACTTTGCCGGCCCTTGCCTTGCCCGCCTGTCTCCACGCCCAGGCGGTCCGGCCCCTTGATGCGCCCCCGCCTGCGCCCTTGCCGGCCAAATCCCGCATCGCCATCCTTGAAAATCCCGCCCTGGTGGACCGTTTCCAGATCGACGACGCGCGCGTCGCGGAAAATTTTAACCGCTCCTTTCTCTCTTTTACCAAACGCAATTCCTTGAAAGAGGCCTGGGGGCTTTTTGTTTCCCCAAGCGATACCGTCGGCATCCATATCAGCACCGCGGGAGGTTCCATACTTTCCACCCACCGCAGCCTGCTGCAGGCGGTTGTCAAGGGACTCATGGAAGCCGGAGTCCCCCCTTCCAAAATCATTGTCTGGGATAAATTCGAGGACCAGATGATCGGCGCGGGCTATGTGCCCATGCAGCCCGACCAGGACTGGAAATGCCTTTCCGTCATTCCGGGCGAGGGCTTCGATCCCGAGAAATTTTATTTCAACGAAGTCGTGGGCCAGTTGATCTGGGGCGATTCCGAGTTCCGCGGAAAAGCAAAAACGGTCGAGAACCTGATCAACTCCGTCGATGATTCGGACAAAAAGGACAAGAAAAAGGACGCTGGGAAAGCGGCGCCGGAACCCCAACAGATCAGCAACCGATCCTATTTCAACAACATCGTCTCCCGGCAGGTGACAAAAATCATCAATATCCCCGTGATGAGCGACCACCAGAAATTCGGCCTCAATGGCTGCATTGCCACGCTCGCCATGGCCAGCGTGGACAACAACCGGCGCTTTTACTCGCCTTCCGAAACCAGCGGCCTGGCTCTGGCTGAAATCATGAACAACGACCTTTTGAAAAAGAAAACTGTTCTGCACATCGTGGATGGCCTGATTGCCCAGTTCGCGGGCGGACCCGATTTCATCCCGCATTATGCCGCATCCCCCGGCATCATCATGATCGGCAAGGACCCGGTCGCCCTCGACACCCTCTGCCTGGAACGCCTGGAAAAATGGCGCGCGGAGAAAAAAGTCGTACCCATTGGCAACGACGCCGTCCACCTCCGGCTTAGCGCCAAATACGGCCTAGGGACGACCAGCAAGGATTCGATGGAAATCATCCGGGTGCAATAAAACCCCGGGCATCTCGGCATGCCCTAAAGAAGCACCGAAGGTGCGCGATCTGCGTTCAAGGTCACAAAATGTGACCTTGAAGCGCGGGGAGAATGCACATGGCACAAACCTCAAGCCCCGAAGGGGCGAACCAACACGTGACAAACACCAGACTGATATAGTGCGGGTGGGGCTGCAGACCCTTTAAAAACACTTGAATCTAACATTCCATTAAGTACTTGACTAACTTCTCGCAATCCCTTTCATTGAAAATCAGAAGCCCATCTGATTTTTATGTCCAAACGGCTCAATGAACAGATGCGCCGCAATCAGGATCGTTTTCCCGAAGATTTCGCATTTCAGCTTTCCGATAAAGAATGGGATGCTTTGAGGTCGCAATATGCGACCCCAAACAAGGGGCGTGGGGGACGGCGCTACCGGCCTTTCGTTTTCACCGAGCACGGGGCATTGATGGCTGCCAATGAACTCAACAGCCCACAGGCCGTCACAATTTTCGTGCTGGCCACGACCGTATTCTCTTGTTAAATGCCCCGCTCAACCATGCATAAGCACCCGAACCTGACCGAAGGCCGTATCGCCCAAACCCTCGGCCGTATCCAGGGCCTCATTCACAGCAAGCCCGCTCCGATTTCCATAGCCGCATATCATGTCCACGGCGAGCCGATTCCCGCCACCGAAGCCCTGGCCAAAAAATACACGCCGTTCGCCGTCGGACAACCGTGGGGCGCAATGTGGAACACGACGTGGTTCCGGTTTTCCGGCACAATCCCGCGCCAATGGAAAGGCCGTGAAGTCGCCGCACAAATCAAACTCGGCTTCAAGGGGGGTGAAGGATTCACCGTCGAAGGCCTGGTTTGGCAAAACGGCGTGCCGACCCGCGCGATCAACGTCAATCGCACAGACGTCCCGCTAACAAACCCCGCCCGCGGCGCAGAGGCGTTTGAATTTTACATCGAGGCGGCGGCCAACCCCCGCGCCGCGATGCATCTTGTGGCCGATCTGTGCGGCCCCGATCCGCACGGACAGCCCTTATTTGTGCTGGAACAGGCTGAAATCGTTTTCGTAAACCGCGAAGCGTTTGATTTTTATTACGACTTCAAAGTCGCCTGCGAAACCATGTCTGCGCTGAGCGTGGCGAATCCGAGCCCCGACGAGTGGAGAAGTGCGGGAATCCCCGGCCTTGCCACCGACCCGCGCCGCGGACAGTTGATGTACGCGCTTAACACCGCGGTCAACCTTTTTGACGAGTCCGATCCCGCCACCATCGCCCCCGCCCGCAAGGCGTTGCGCGAGGTGTTGAACAAGCACAATGGCGACACCACACATCAGATTTCCGCAATCGGCCACGCCCACATCGACACGGCCTGGCTCTGGCCGCTGCGCGAGACCATCCGCAAATGCGCGCGTACATTTTCGACCGCGCTGGCCTACATGGAGGAATATCCCGACTACGTCTTCGGCTGCTCGCAGCCCCAGCAATACGCGTGGATGAAGGAATATTACCCGGCAATTTTCGAGGGCGTCAAAAAAGCCGTCAAACGCGGACAATGGGAG harbors:
- a CDS encoding ORF6N domain-containing protein produces the protein MSKRLNEQMRRNQDRFPEDFAFQLSDKEWDALRSQYATPNKGRGGRRYRPFVFTEHGALMAANELNSPQAVTIFVLATTVFSC
- a CDS encoding DUF362 domain-containing protein; translated protein: MPALALPACLHAQAVRPLDAPPPAPLPAKSRIAILENPALVDRFQIDDARVAENFNRSFLSFTKRNSLKEAWGLFVSPSDTVGIHISTAGGSILSTHRSLLQAVVKGLMEAGVPPSKIIVWDKFEDQMIGAGYVPMQPDQDWKCLSVIPGEGFDPEKFYFNEVVGQLIWGDSEFRGKAKTVENLINSVDDSDKKDKKKDAGKAAPEPQQISNRSYFNNIVSRQVTKIINIPVMSDHQKFGLNGCIATLAMASVDNNRRFYSPSETSGLALAEIMNNDLLKKKTVLHIVDGLIAQFAGGPDFIPHYAASPGIIMIGKDPVALDTLCLERLEKWRAEKKVVPIGNDAVHLRLSAKYGLGTTSKDSMEIIRVQ